The Silene latifolia isolate original U9 population chromosome Y, ASM4854445v1, whole genome shotgun sequence sequence tttacacttttaaagtgTAAATTTGGATTATGAAAGTATAACTTTGATGCCATGCAAGTGAACTTGAATATCATGGAATGgataactttaatgttttttcATGTCGAATTTTCCATGTGTAactttaaaagtgtaactttgatgtgATACAAAGTGTAACGTAGATTTCAGAGGAAGTGTAACTATTGATGTTATAGAAGTGTAACTCTGTGATGTTTTGATGCTATTGATATTATATAAGTGTGACTCTGACCTTATAGAAGTGTAACTCTGGTATAAGTGTAACTCTGAGCAAGTATAAGTGTAATTTTGACATTATAAAGCTGTAACTTTGGTGTTTTGATATAGTATAATTTCTGAAATTTTCATGTGTAATTTTggaagtgtaactttgatgtgATAGGAACTGTAATTCTGCTATGTGATAGAACTGTACTTCTGCTATTATAGAACTATAATTCTGCTATTGTAGAAGTCAAACTCTGTGTTACTCTGATATAAGTGTAAATCTGCCCTTGTAGAAGTATAACTCTAATATAAGTCTAACTCTTATCTTGTATAAGTGTAACTTTGACCTTACAGAACTGTAGTTCTGGTATTATAGAAGTCAACCTCTGTGGTGTTTTTATATTATAGAAGTCAAActctttggtattttgatacaagtgtAATTCTGACCTTGTAGAAGTGTAACTCTGATATAAGTGTAACTCTGACcttttataagtgtaactttgacCTTACAGAACTGTAATTTTGTTATTATAGAAGTCAACCATTGTGGTGTTTTGATATTATAGAAGTCAAACTCTTTGGTGTTTTGATATAAGTGTAATTCTGACCTTGTAGAAGTGTAACTCTGATATAAGTGTAACTCTGATCTTGAAGAAGTGTAACTTTGACCTTGTATAAGTGTAACTTTGACCTTAGAGAACTGTAACTTTGGTGTTGTGATTTAGTGTAATTTATGAAATTTCCATGTGAAACTACTATTGATATTATAGAAGTGTAAGTGTGCTGTTTTGATAGAACTGTAACTTTGATATTTATATTTTTGATGACAATGCAGGGAAGAAGCCCAATGAGAACAAATTTTATAAGATAAGTTGAAAACAAGTTTAAGCCATACGTTCGACAAGATTTTTTGGAAATTGAGGAGGCGGTTACATTTTATAAGATATATGTGCTTGCATGTGGGTTTGATATGCGGAGGTACACCACGAAGAAGTGGCGTGACAGACAGATAAAGTCAAAGTTGTTAGTTTGTAACGGAGAGGGGTTCAATACTAAAGGCAAAATAATTGAAGACGGGACTCGCACACCAGAAAAGCAACAAGGTGTTGGAGAGAGTTTATCCAGAAGGACAATAGTCAGAAGGGTGTGATGTAGAGCGAGGATTAGGTTATTCATGAAAAATAGTCTCTTATTAATTGACAGGTTTCATGAGGGTCACAACCACGAGCTTGTCTGAGTTAGGGATAGGGAATTTCAAAAGTTGTCGCGCAACATAACTGATTATCATAAAATGATAATCCTTTAAAACTCAAAGGTTGGTCTTTTGTACATGTTCTGCTAGTGTTTGAATATTGCTAAAAAAATTAGAGTTaatattatattttgtttttttattcaCAACTGATGATTGGAGCAACGAGGACGTACAAAATGATCAAGGAACACTTAAATGGCTTTGAGAATATTGGAGCTagcttaaatgattttaagaacaTTTATCGAGAGGTTAAATGTTTCATTCATGAACAAGACGCTCAGTTGTTTGTGGACCGTTTGAAATAGATGGCTGGAAACTGGGAAGGGTTCTACTTTGACTATGATGTCGACAGTGATGGTAGTCTAAGCAGGGCTATATCGGCTGACGGTACTGCCCGTAAGAATTACTCTCTGTTTGGCGATGCGGTGTCGTTTAACCCAACTTACTCGACCAACAAGTATTCTTTAGTTTTCACCGCGTTCACTGGTGTAGATCATCATCAACGATCGGTTACATTTTGTGGGGCACTTATTGTAAAGGAAGACTATGAGTCATTCAATTGGGTTTTCAGCCATTTCTTGATTGCCATGTTGGGGAAGGAACCAGATTATATTATCACCGATCAGCATCCGGGTATTATTAAATATGTCCGGCTTGTTTTCAAGACAGCGAGGCACCAATTTTGTATGTGGAATATACTTAACAAGGTGCCAAGTAAGTTTGGCGTGATGAGGGATGATTATCATGATTTTATGAGACTACTAAATGACATTATGTGGGACGATGATCTTGAAGCAGAAGAATTCGATGGTCAGTGGAATTCCATGGTTCAAAAGCATGGAATCAGTGACAATGATTTGTTTGCAGACACATACGATATAAGGAAACATTGGGTCATGGCACATTGCAGAGATTTGAAGATGGGGTTTGTTATGAGAACAACGCAAAGATCAGAAAgcgaaaatagtttttttaagagatttgagCATAAATCAGGTATGTTGGTTGAATTTTGGATGAACTTTGAGAGTGCTATGGACCAACAAAGACATACACAGAAGAGGCTTGACAACGATAATAAACACTCGTCCCCAAAGACTAGCACACCTCTGGATTTAGAGAAATTTGGGGCAAAAGTTTACACCCATACAGCGTTCAAAACCTTCCAAAAAGAGGTCCTGTACTCAATAGATACATGTAAAGCAGGGGGCTTTGAAGAGAGAGGAGAACTAGAAGTGACAATCGTAAAACATGCACAGAGAGGAACGAATTATGATGTTAATTTCAACAGAGGTTAGACATCTTACtaattaaagttaaaattatCCTAAAAAAGAAATCCAAATATCTGATATGTTTTATCTGATATGCACTAATATGTTTTTTAAGTGTAACACAGAGATTATAAAAGTGTAACCTTGAAGAATTTAAAAGTGTAACATTGAAGTCTATAAAATTTTAACTTTGCTATCTATCAAACTGCAACTCTGAGACAACAAAACTGTAACCTAGAGACTTAAAAATTGTAACCTTGTAGACTAAAAAAGTGTACCCTTAAATACTAAAAAAGTGTAACCTTGAAGACTATAAAAAGTGGGATGAACATAACTAACACATTTTCGAAGTGTAACACTGAGATTATAAAAGTGTAATCTTGAAGAATATAAAAGTGTAACATTGAGGACTATAAAACTGTAACTTTGTTGTCTATCAAAGTGTAAGTCTAAACCTACAAAAGTGTAACCTTGAAGTCTAAAAACTGTAACCTTGAAAACTAAAAAAGAGTAACCTTGAAGACTATAAAAGTGTTTGAAAGATCCGGGATTCTATTGACCCAGGTACATTGAAATATCGCGTGGTGTTGAACCTAGGTACATTGGAAGCAAGTTGCAGTTGTAGGATGTTTGAAGGATCTAGGATACTATACATGCATCTAATATGGATTTATTCATCAAATGGTGTGAAGTCTATACCAGATGATTAAACTGCAAAAAGATGGACGAAGGATGCAACTCGCTTCAGAATGTTCAATAGTGATGGTGAAGGGACGGAAGACATTGATATCATTGATGGAGTGCAACTAGCAATGTCGGTATTGTGGTCGGAGTTTCATCAAACTGTTAGTATCCTTCGTCGCAAAGATAAGGCTTGTGTTGAGCGCTTCTCCACTTTGATTAGggaatttagagagaatttatcCCCAGCAGGCGTGGCACTGACTAAAAATGAAAAATTGCAAATGCTATTGGGATGTACAATTACTAAGGAAATAAAGATATTGCGCCCTAAAAATTCGAAGAACAAGGGAAGTGGTAAAACATTGTTGTCGTCTAAAACAAAAGTCGTTGCCTTAGCAAGTAAACCCAAACGCATGTGTAAAAATTACAAGCAAATGGCAAATCACGACAAGAGAAACTGCCCAGACCCCTTTGCAGACCATCCACCATTGTCCGAGGTATTATCAGAAACAAAGAGGAAGAGGAGCAGGAGGAGGAACAAGATAAGAACTGAGGGGGTCTGGAAAGCGCCACTTTGAAGTTGTCAGTGTTTTTTTGGGAAGGTGCCACTTTGACCCTTGTGTTTCCAAAGTTGAACTTTGATGTCACATTCATTACATTATTTTGCTTATGTTTGGGTAGTGTAAATTTGGTGAGCGTTGACTATAACTTTGAAGTTTGTATAGTGTAATTTTAAATTTAAGGTTACACTGTCCAAACTAGAAAGTTACACTGTCAAAGATCAAAGTTACACTTTCAAAACATTGATGTTGTTTGGAACTTAATTAGTATTTATGTTTTGAATTGAAGTTTCTGAATTGAAGTGTAACCTTGGAGGGTTTAACCTTAACCTTTATTAATTTGAAGGGGTTACCATTGACCTTTATTAATTTGGAGGGTTTAGCATTGACCTTTATTAATTTTGAGTGAAACGTTGATATTCTTCAACAGTCTAACTTTGAGTTCCTAAAAGTGTAACTTTGAGGTTATCAAAGTGTAACTTTGAGGTCATAAAAGTGTAACTGTGAACCATTAAATGTTGGGTATTGATTCATACAAATTTTTAGTTTGATACCAAATTAAAAGTTGGATATTGTTTGATACAAAATTTCTGTTTGTTACCACTTTGATAACACATGTTGGATACATAAATTAAAGATGCCAGATTGAACACATCAGTTTCATACTTATATTGTCCTCCAATTAGCAGTTGGAAATTTACAAAGCTTGACACATCAGTTGGAACGCAAAACTTACAGAGATTTACCAAAAGCATTGTCCCCAATTTGCACGGGAATATGATTTACTTTTTCCCCAAGATCTGCTTAATTTTGTGGTTACTTTGTAAATCTTCCCAAAACTGTTCTTTCCCCGCGATAAAAGAGTCGAGCTTCTCCGAAAATCCAGAACGCTTGACATTAATGTTAGCTAGTACAAGGGCCGCCGCCAACTCGAATACCAAATAACGGCGGTTCACTTTCTTGTGGAGATCAGGATGATTAAAAGGGACACCCTCATACATTAGCATATACATCATGGCAAAGATCCCCGACTCGGTCGGACTAGGAAGTGGAGTCGGCCAATTCAATGTAATCTGCGGTTGCTGAAACCGAGTTATAAGGTAGCCTCGGTCCACATTTCTGGAATCCAATTAGTCACTCATGGAAGATGCCTAAAAAATGCCAGGATATATGTCGAGATAAAATAAAGATAGTATAATTCTTAAAATTTATGTGGTATATTGTAATTCAAATTACAATTACACAAGCAGCTCTGCACATATCAGACTTATCCCAATTAGTAGGATGTTGATAGTCATGGAGATCAATCGTCTCAGCTTTGAAATTTATAAATACGCACGCATAATGGTCAGCGACTTTAATTGGTATGAAAAACAAATCAGCATTCAAGCTGAATGTCTGATTGTATTCCTTAATAAATGTGTCCCACAATAGGAACAACTTATCCTTGGTATCATCGTACTATGACCCCTGTTCGAATATTCCCACCATCTTCATGATACAGTCCAATAAAAAAGATATTGAACAACGATAGAGTTACACTGTCACGGAAAATAAGGTTACAAACCTTATAATATCAAAGTTAGACTTTACCAGTCACACAAAGTTACACTTCCAATTCTTCATAATTACACTTTTATAAAAATCCGCTTTTAAAACCTAAGGCATGATTTAAAGGAGATGATATTTATTAATCTGTACCATACGATGAATCCCAAAGTAGAACATCCTTGAAAGTTCATTATCATCAGTCTCTAACTGGTTCAGCAACACGGACCAGGACTCAATCACATTGAGGGACATTATTGTGTTTGGGAGCAAGGACATAATGTCACTCCTGTGCAGCATAGCATATCGACTGAATCACGCCTGTAATACCTCGCATTTATAAAGACctcacttgaccgagtagacgatccactcggccgagtggagccccactcgaccgagtgaaagaCCGAGTGCACTTTGGCAGAAGGCTTGAAGTTCTGGAAattggtcactcgaccgagtgaccatccactcgatcgagtggactgcccactcgaccgagtgccggtcgAGTTCATCTTAGACGAGAAACTTGGTTGGTGGGAGATCGCTTTCAAAGCTTATCTTTTCAGATCTCTCACCTAAATCCCTCCCCAACCTTATCTCATCACTCTCTAAACTCCCAAAAATTTCTCTAAAACATCCACCAACTAATCCTCTCAAAACCAAGCATCCTCAAGTGATGAATTCTTACCACCTTCTTCTTTCTTGTAGATCCACCTTATTTGTAAGTCGGTTtatgctttacttccttaatcttATATTAGTAACCTTAATTTATCTTAGTGGATGATACCCTAATTTATTAGGTTATGGAAATTAAGATGGGTAATTAACGGGTTTAATTAGTATAATTGTTATAGTGAATTATGGTAATGAATATAGTAATTAAATGTGTAGGAAGCTTTATTGAGGAGCACTTCTAGTGGCTAGCTTGAGGATTTGAGAAGATAAGTTTGAGAAAGGGTTCCCCTACTTAACTATAATGATATGGGTGTTTAATTATGCATTTATTGTCATTAATTGCATTTGTCTCATGGTAGTTGCATTATAAGATGTTCTTGATAATTAGGATTTATGACATAATATGGTTTCTTGATAATTATGCAAAGGTAAGTGTGGTTAATGGTCACATGATGGTTACAATGCATCATAACATGTTAAGAagcaattaaataagaagaaatGAATTAATGAAGAATTGAGCATTTTGATACTTGTTGTGTTTAATGTGATTACATAATTCCCTTGGTTGAAATTGATTGGCTTGATTGTTGCTTGGTTGGCAATGGAGGATGGTGGAGGGTTCTTGGTTGTGATTATGGAGACGGAAGGcagttgggaaaccgtcttctgCTTAAGTCACTCCTTGGAGCTttccactccaagggggatgtgcacatttagtacttgggttatggagggactcgtgtggttgaggcacgacgtctggcaggggactcgagtcgctctcgggcccggtaccacggacgtgttccgagtacctagtATTGGTTTGTGGCATCTTGGGCGTGTCCCGGCCATTGGTATGTGGAGGTGAGTATGTTGGAGAATGATTGTCATGCATTTCATACTTTGTTGGAATTATGGTTGTTGTCTTAGCATCTATCACATTAGCATGTAGTCTTGATCATTGTATATATTGAACATTTATATTAttaagctaacacttgggttttaaatgtttgtggtgaaccatatggtgattttcgCCCATATGGGGAGAAGTGTTTGACATGTTAGCGTTATTTGACTCGAGGGCTTGGGAGCGGTCTTCCTTAGATGTCATCACTTGTGCTTATCTTAGTTTTTGACAATTAAACTCCACTTCTTTCAATTTGATTATATTAAATGGGATGGTATTTGCATCCCCTAAACTTGTAACTATTTAATCtaactacaacttatctatttAAGTTTATTGTTAAGTACTTCTTTACTCGATTGTTCACACTAcaaacttgggaaaccaagtcttgtaaTGCCCTCTTACGTTGGGAATGCCTTGAGGAAGGatcccgacttatgggggtgttacaaagtggtatcagagcaacggttttggagcctaaaccaatga is a genomic window containing:
- the LOC141629562 gene encoding protein FAR1-RELATED SEQUENCE 5-like, encoding MAGNWEGFYFDYDVDSDGSLSRAISADGTARKNYSLFGDAVSFNPTYSTNKYSLVFTAFTGVDHHQRSVTFCGALIVKEDYESFNWVFSHFLIAMLGKEPDYIITDQHPGIIKYVRLVFKTARHQFCMWNILNKVPSKFGVMRDDYHDFMRLLNDIMWDDDLEAEEFDGQWNSMVQKHGISDNDLFADTYDIRKHWVMAHCRDLKMGFVMRTTQRSESENSFFKRFEHKSGMLVEFWMNFESAMDQQRHTQKRLDNDNKHSSPKTSTPLDLEKFGAKVYTHTAFKTFQKEVLYSIDTCKAGGFEERGELEVTIVKHAQRGTNYDVNFNRG